From the Ruminiclostridium josui JCM 17888 genome, one window contains:
- a CDS encoding type I restriction endonuclease: protein MDFIDELKQFSKRVENIKDKILTEEATKTSIIMPFFSLLGYDVFDPHEFLPEFTADVGIKKGEKVDYAIIMDGKPTILVEAKWCGENLDKHGSQLFRYFGTSEAKFGILTNGIIYKFYTDLDESNKMDMKPFLEFNILDIKDGYVQELKKFNKINFDIETIFNTASELKYSNEIIKLMTQQLKTPSDNFIKYVLGEVYSGIKTQNVIEKFRDIIKKSLNQFVNELMNDKITTALKSSNEIQEESAAVLNPETEINTHESKINTTQDELEAFFIVRQFLSEIVSRDLITYKDTESYFGILYDNNSWKWICRFKLDGIKKYIFLPDTGKGQLKYPLENLDDISNYKQSILDVARRYIKDGQ, encoded by the coding sequence ATGGATTTTATTGATGAATTAAAGCAATTCTCCAAAAGAGTAGAAAATATAAAAGATAAAATTCTTACGGAGGAAGCAACTAAAACTTCTATCATTATGCCGTTTTTTTCATTACTAGGCTATGATGTTTTTGACCCACATGAGTTTCTACCTGAATTTACAGCTGATGTAGGAATTAAGAAAGGTGAGAAGGTTGATTATGCTATAATAATGGACGGGAAACCTACAATTCTTGTTGAAGCTAAATGGTGCGGTGAAAACTTAGACAAGCATGGTTCCCAACTATTCAGATACTTCGGAACTTCCGAAGCCAAATTTGGAATATTAACTAATGGTATAATATATAAATTTTATACCGATCTGGACGAATCAAACAAAATGGACATGAAGCCTTTCTTAGAATTTAATATTTTAGATATTAAAGATGGCTATGTGCAAGAACTTAAGAAGTTTAACAAAATCAATTTTGATATAGAAACAATATTTAATACAGCCTCTGAATTAAAGTATTCTAATGAAATAATTAAGTTAATGACCCAACAACTCAAAACACCATCGGATAACTTTATTAAATATGTTTTGGGAGAAGTATATTCCGGAATAAAAACACAAAACGTTATAGAAAAATTCCGAGATATTATTAAGAAATCCCTAAATCAGTTTGTAAACGAATTAATGAATGATAAAATAACAACTGCCTTAAAATCAAGCAACGAGATTCAAGAAGAATCTGCAGCTGTATTAAATCCTGAAACTGAAATTAATACTCATGAATCAAAAATAAATACAACTCAAGATGAACTAGAGGCTTTCTTTATTGTTCGCCAGTTTCTTAGCGAAATAGTTTCAAGAGATTTGATAACCTATAAAGATACCGAATCCTACTTTGGAATATTATATGACAATAATTCTTGGAAATGGATTTGTAGGTTTAAACTTGATGGAATAAAAAAATATATATTTCTCCCGGATACTGGAAAAGGTCAACTAAAATATCCTTTGGAAAACCTTGATGATATATCAAACTATAAACAATCTATTCTTGATGTTGCAAGAAGATATATAAAAGATGGCCAATAA
- a CDS encoding DUF6364 family protein has translation MTKKKTNPEELKRSIRFKAKSIEDMKKLAAVRGISVSDIVREFVEKGLTVDGYKRDIDFITEIIHKELKEVLEPQINRIVKMLMKIGKASAGTMYSNLRLIQLISDEDQEAFYEMINRSLRLGVEYMKKKDVEIDQYLSQADEVGKDSRRVK, from the coding sequence GTGACTAAAAAGAAAACTAACCCGGAGGAACTCAAAAGGTCAATTAGGTTTAAAGCCAAAAGTATTGAAGATATGAAAAAGCTTGCAGCTGTCAGAGGTATATCCGTTTCAGATATAGTCAGAGAGTTTGTTGAAAAGGGTCTAACAGTTGACGGCTATAAAAGGGACATTGATTTTATTACAGAAATCATTCACAAAGAGCTGAAGGAAGTACTGGAACCGCAAATAAACAGAATAGTAAAAATGCTTATGAAAATAGGAAAAGCATCAGCTGGAACTATGTATTCAAATTTGAGACTTATTCAGCTGATAAGTGACGAGGATCAGGAAGCTTTCTATGAGATGATTAACAGAAGTTTACGGCTTGGAGTTGAGTATATGAAGAAGAAGGATGTAGAGATAGACCAATATTTGAGCCAGGCTGATGAAGTGGGTAAGGATAGTAGGAGGGTGAAGTAA
- a CDS encoding DUF3991 domain-containing protein: MKRFTDDQIYQANHVSIYELAKQLGYNPEKRGSNYHIKNHGGLYIDDTKNSFYCWAAERGGGPIQFLMFIENMSWVDSMKYLVGDGEIQQTQKASLKQHKPVEKKQVEFKLPDKASPYKRLFAYLIKTRGLDKDIVTDLVYKKKIYESLPHHNIVFVGYDENGEARQAFQRGTVTGLSFKGIVPGSNMNYCFEMEGKGDSLTVYEAAIDAISHASIYKSLGMEWKKEHRIALGCLSDNALACYLKRHPEIKNITFALDNDDEAKFSNGKPAPNWGQEAANKYAEKYAKLGYNTTIEKPLAKDWNEDLLNIRLVQQDLANRHEEDRLQLLMGSNEELEAAL, translated from the coding sequence ATGAAACGATTTACAGATGATCAAATTTATCAAGCGAATCACGTCAGCATATACGAATTAGCAAAGCAGCTTGGATATAATCCGGAAAAACGTGGTTCAAACTATCATATCAAGAATCATGGAGGCCTGTATATCGACGATACCAAAAACTCATTCTATTGCTGGGCTGCTGAACGTGGAGGTGGCCCAATACAGTTCTTAATGTTTATTGAAAATATGAGTTGGGTAGATTCTATGAAATACCTTGTAGGTGACGGAGAAATCCAACAAACTCAAAAAGCGAGCTTGAAACAGCATAAACCTGTAGAAAAAAAGCAGGTAGAATTCAAACTTCCGGATAAAGCCAGTCCGTACAAGAGATTGTTTGCATACCTTATAAAAACCCGCGGGCTGGATAAGGATATAGTAACCGATCTTGTTTACAAGAAAAAAATATATGAAAGCCTACCTCATCACAATATTGTATTTGTAGGTTATGATGAAAATGGTGAAGCAAGGCAGGCCTTTCAGCGTGGAACAGTAACCGGCTTATCATTCAAAGGAATTGTTCCGGGAAGTAATATGAACTATTGCTTTGAAATGGAAGGTAAAGGAGACAGCCTCACAGTATACGAAGCTGCAATAGATGCAATAAGTCATGCAAGTATATATAAAAGTCTTGGTATGGAATGGAAAAAGGAACACAGGATAGCACTAGGCTGTCTATCTGATAATGCATTGGCTTGTTACTTAAAGCGACATCCGGAAATAAAAAATATAACCTTTGCATTGGATAATGATGATGAGGCAAAGTTCTCTAACGGAAAACCTGCACCAAACTGGGGACAAGAAGCAGCTAATAAGTATGCAGAGAAATATGCAAAACTAGGTTACAACACAACTATAGAAAAACCTCTTGCGAAGGATTGGAATGAGGATCTGCTGAATATACGACTTGTACAGCAGGACTTAGCGAACAGACATGAAGAAGACCGTTTGCAGCTTCTTATGGGAAGCAATGAAGAACTTGAGGCAGCTTTATAA
- a CDS encoding TnpV protein, translating to MISPDENRELDKIPEGIFAAEAVKYLVQNYPKRVQELKIQGTWFSTIYQIDNQALEMMDKVQQELKKKHPIPQTEDFTELARYNNWIRETAQEIVMKEVVRVPR from the coding sequence ATGATATCACCGGACGAGAATCGGGAGTTGGACAAAATACCGGAAGGGATATTCGCAGCGGAGGCAGTGAAATACCTAGTGCAGAACTACCCCAAAAGAGTACAAGAATTGAAAATACAGGGTACGTGGTTCAGTACAATTTATCAGATAGACAATCAGGCATTGGAAATGATGGACAAGGTTCAACAAGAACTGAAGAAGAAACACCCGATACCTCAGACGGAGGATTTTACCGAGTTGGCCAGATACAACAACTGGATCAGGGAAACGGCTCAGGAAATAGTAATGAAGGAAGTAGTCAGAGTTCCGAGATAA
- a CDS encoding ankyrin repeat domain-containing protein — MSIYKYADANLHGEAQFDTMRGFLSHALTTLPDADAEKFIKSSSKALNDTVIFKELIRAGKYGLLNSGLMKCRNIDEHAPALFYYAAQHKDADAMHTLISRGADVNSNNGEALYTCYETNKLEAAKVLINYGADINYLTNYISQIKDVRPNIHFLQELCKHSGITENELDNKLQSVQETPEDEVVGEYGVYDGFDSSWE; from the coding sequence TTGAGTATATACAAATATGCAGATGCAAACCTACATGGAGAAGCACAGTTTGATACCATGAGAGGGTTTCTCAGTCATGCATTAACCACCTTACCGGATGCAGATGCAGAAAAATTTATTAAGTCAAGTTCAAAAGCCTTAAATGATACAGTAATATTCAAAGAATTAATACGAGCCGGAAAATATGGACTACTCAATTCAGGTCTTATGAAATGCCGAAACATAGATGAACATGCACCGGCACTTTTCTATTATGCAGCACAGCATAAGGATGCTGATGCAATGCATACACTTATTAGCCGAGGAGCTGATGTTAATTCAAACAATGGTGAAGCCCTCTATACATGCTATGAAACCAACAAGCTTGAGGCAGCAAAAGTCCTAATAAACTATGGGGCAGATATCAATTACCTTACAAACTATATCAGTCAAATAAAAGATGTAAGACCAAATATTCATTTCTTACAAGAGCTATGTAAACACAGTGGAATAACTGAAAATGAACTAGACAATAAATTGCAGTCAGTACAGGAGACACCAGAAGATGAAGTCGTTGGTGAATATGGTGTGTATGATGGATTTGATAGTAGTTGGGAGTGA
- a CDS encoding ATP-binding protein — protein sequence MRKVVFIGGIHGVGKSYLCELLKEKTHLNIYSASELIRIFQKDQTDINKRVPNINKNQDVLITAIEENVPENICLVLDGHFCLLDSNQNIKRIPYSTFEQLNIIAIITLVGEPNIIKNRLNLRDNSQYTENFISDFQDSELNYSKDVAKKLHVNHLTYDIQKDNIDTILDYLNNNLGKDKFDERQFATLKI from the coding sequence ATGCGAAAAGTTGTATTTATAGGTGGGATTCATGGTGTTGGTAAAAGTTATTTATGTGAATTATTGAAAGAAAAGACGCATCTAAATATATATTCGGCAAGTGAATTAATAAGAATATTCCAAAAGGATCAAACAGATATTAATAAACGAGTCCCCAATATTAATAAAAACCAAGATGTTTTAATTACCGCAATAGAAGAAAATGTACCTGAGAATATATGTTTAGTATTAGATGGACATTTCTGTTTGCTAGATAGTAATCAAAACATAAAAAGGATTCCGTATAGTACATTCGAACAGTTAAATATAATCGCTATTATTACCTTGGTTGGTGAGCCTAATATCATTAAAAATCGCCTTAATTTAAGAGATAATTCTCAATACACTGAAAATTTCATTAGTGATTTTCAAGATTCTGAACTTAATTATTCAAAAGATGTAGCCAAAAAGCTTCACGTAAATCATTTAACGTATGATATTCAAAAAGATAATATTGATACTATTTTGGATTACCTTAACAATAATTTAGGAAAGGATAAGTTTGATGAGCGACAATTTGCAACTCTTAAAATTTAA